In Marmota flaviventris isolate mMarFla1 chromosome 15, mMarFla1.hap1, whole genome shotgun sequence, a single window of DNA contains:
- the Mrpl15 gene encoding large ribosomal subunit protein uL15m, whose amino-acid sequence MAGPAQAGGARSLDLLRALPRVSLANLKPNPGSRKPARRPRGRRRGRKCGRGHKGERQRGTRPRLGFEGGQTPFYIRIPKYGFNEGHSFRRQYQPLSLKRLQYLIDLGRVDPTQPIDLTQLVNGRGVTIQPLKRDYGVQLVEEGADTFKAKINIEVQLASELAIAAIEKNGGVVTTAFYDPRSLDILCKPVPFFLRGQPIPKRMLPPEALVPYYTDAKNRGYLADPAKFPEARLELAKKYGYVLPDITKDELFKMLSTRKDPRQIFFGLAPGWVVNMADKKILKPTDENLLKYYSS is encoded by the exons ATGGCTGGTCCAGCGCAGGCCGGTGGGGCCAGGTCCCTAGACCTGCTCCGGGCCCTGCCGCGTGTGAGCCTGGCCAATTTAAAGCCCAATCCCGGCTCCAGGAAACCG GCCAGGCGACCAAGAGGTCGGAGAAGAGGTAGAAAATGTGGGAGAGGCCATAAAGGAGAAAGGCAGAGAGGAACCCGGCCACGGCTGGGCTTCGAGGGAGGCCAGACTCCATTTTATATCCGAATCCCAAAATATGGATTTAATGAAGGACATAG CTTCAGACGCCAGTATCAGCCTTTGAGTCTCAAGAGACTGCAGTATCTTATTGATTTGGGTCGAGTTGATCCTACTCAACCTATTGACTTAACCCAGCTTGTCAATGGGAGAGGTGTGACTATCCAGCCTCTTAAAAGGGACTATGGTGTCCAGCTTGTTGAGGAG GGTGCTGACACTTTTAAGGCAAAAATCAATATTGAAGTACAGTTGGCTTCAGAACTAGCTATCGCTGCAATTGAAAAAAACGGTGGTGTAGTTACTACAGCCTTCTATGATCCAAGAAGTCTGG atatTCTGTGCAAACCTGTTCCATTCTTTCTGCGTGGACAACCCATTCCAAAACGAATGCTGCCCCCTGAAGCACTGGTGCCATATTATACTGATGCAAAGAACCGTGGTTACCTGGCGGATCCTGCCAAATTTCCTGAAGCAAGACTGGAACTCGCCAAGAAGTATGGCTATGTTCTACCAGATATCACTAAAGATGAACTCTTTAAAATGCTCAGTACTCGAAAGGATCCAAGGCAGATCTTCTTTGGTCTTGCTCCAGGATGGGTGGTGAATATGGCAGATAAGAAAATTCTAAAACCTACAGATGAGAATCTCCTCAAGTATTATAGCTCATGA